The following proteins are encoded in a genomic region of Desulfovibrio legallii:
- the aat gene encoding leucyl/phenylalanyl-tRNA--protein transferase: protein MLYGAVAALAAQFPPLEAARADGLLCMGGDLQPERLLAAYSRGIFPWYEEGLPVLWWSPDPRCVLPLGDFRLPRRSARALRRSPFALTLDRAFGRVIRACAAPRPGASGTWIIPAMIAAYERLHALGYAHSIEAWRDGELAGGLYGVALGRAFFGESMFHRAAEASRAALAGLVELLRQRGALLLDCQQETPHIMRMGGVLLPRAFFVARLREALGEAPTAAAAVDLPWTPWRTAYMHDPASGQWRAAV, encoded by the coding sequence ATGCTCTACGGCGCTGTGGCGGCTCTGGCTGCGCAGTTTCCGCCGCTGGAGGCGGCCCGCGCGGACGGCCTCTTGTGCATGGGCGGCGATCTGCAGCCGGAGCGGCTGCTGGCGGCCTACAGCCGGGGCATCTTCCCCTGGTATGAAGAGGGGCTGCCAGTGCTTTGGTGGTCGCCGGACCCGCGCTGCGTGCTGCCGCTGGGGGATTTTCGCCTGCCGCGCCGCAGCGCGCGGGCCTTGCGCCGCAGCCCCTTTGCTCTCACGCTGGACCGGGCCTTTGGCCGCGTCATCCGCGCCTGCGCCGCGCCGCGCCCCGGCGCGAGCGGCACCTGGATCATCCCGGCCATGATCGCCGCCTACGAGCGCCTCCACGCCTTGGGCTACGCCCATTCCATTGAAGCCTGGCGGGACGGCGAGCTGGCGGGCGGCCTCTATGGCGTGGCCCTGGGACGGGCGTTTTTTGGCGAATCCATGTTCCACAGGGCCGCCGAAGCCTCGCGCGCGGCCCTGGCAGGGCTGGTGGAGCTTTTGCGGCAGCGGGGGGCTCTTTTGCTGGACTGCCAGCAGGAAACGCCCCATATTATGCGCATGGGCGGCGTATTGCTGCCGCGCGCCTTTTTTGTGGCCCGGCTGCGGGAAGCGCTGGGCGAAGCCCCAACGGCCGCCGCCGCGGTCGATCTGCCCTGGACGCCCTGGCGCACGGCCTATATGCACGATCCGGCCAGCGGCCAGTGGCGGGCGGCAGTGTAA
- a CDS encoding cysteine hydrolase family protein, whose protein sequence is MKLKALLLIDIQNDYFPNGKMELVGSESAGLMAGKLLAACRDKNLPVFHIQHISTRPDAAFFLQNTTGVEVHPCVKPFANEPVIRKNFPNSFRETTLLRDLQAASVTELIIAGMMTHMCIDSTVRASCDLGFACTLAHDACATRDLSFNSKTVSALDVQTACMAALNGFFANVLDTASICAGL, encoded by the coding sequence ATGAAATTGAAAGCCTTGCTGCTCATAGATATTCAAAATGACTACTTCCCAAACGGGAAGATGGAACTGGTCGGTAGTGAATCCGCCGGACTCATGGCGGGTAAGCTGCTTGCCGCTTGTAGAGACAAAAACCTCCCGGTGTTTCATATTCAGCATATTTCCACCCGGCCCGACGCGGCATTTTTTCTGCAAAACACGACAGGCGTGGAAGTTCATCCCTGCGTGAAACCGTTTGCCAACGAACCGGTGATCAGGAAAAACTTCCCGAACTCCTTCCGGGAAACGACTCTGTTGCGGGACTTACAGGCAGCGTCGGTCACAGAACTTATCATAGCCGGCATGATGACCCATATGTGCATTGACAGTACGGTACGGGCATCCTGCGATCTTGGATTTGCCTGCACGCTGGCTCATGACGCCTGCGCTACGCGAGACTTGTCTTTCAACAGTAAAACCGTATCCGCCCTGGATGTGCAGACAGCCTGCATGGCGGCTCTGAACGGCTTCTTTGCCAACGTCTTGGATACGGCAAGCATTTGCGCGGGGTTGTAA
- a CDS encoding DUF6538 domain-containing protein: MRALSFIPPKPCRIPRSRSLYFRMRVPTDLLEVYAPRTEWKFSLHTEDDKEAQSKILLKAQQLEQEFSEHRRKLKAKPQPLETSPAIPEPAQEEAPALTPFTQISALELERLALLYPHEALHKDEANRRAPLRKDVKEAKAAWDEQQALLVELNAAKGIIYTPKPFRRLSGISEEEGRQLERDAELFVAASEPFIAEGDTHIIESVADSYLAEHGIATPETEDERLTSEAYRKFCLDMLLQEVTVQKAVLQRSKGAWIETPEKPKAGKMTNDMAQAKNAAHLPQNAPGVGVNPNLIPSIDNPPFSEAWKRYLEERKPSPGTLRSFEASVRRFIELVGDLPIKAITKTHILQYKDVLVTLPTNLPRSMDRKKFPEVLKWVDEQRAKGIKFKVLAPKTTNEGRLAVLSTVFTTAIRNGYINFNPASGITVYEQKTKTRVPVKNPYSQQDIETIFKKSSLFSQCSTLGTLPKAQPATTRRGKRYPAWMAEAVRTDYRWLLLLGMYTGARIEELSHLQLGDVLQRQGISCLSIYANEDGTRTIKTATAQRLIPVHPRLLELGFLSHVQKLKSQHGEQGQLFPTFIPNAQNKMSDKFTDWWKKYSEELGIRQSIEEGRLGAAKPKSFHSFRRLFKNMGMNSGVSQEHLDEIQGHADNSVSSGYALDENGMRFNQRVLFEAIGKMQFLNVTAGIETLFNIQKQTVMI, encoded by the coding sequence ATGAGGGCCTTGTCTTTTATTCCGCCGAAACCCTGCCGGATACCCCGAAGCCGTTCCCTGTACTTTCGTATGCGAGTCCCTACGGACTTGCTCGAAGTCTACGCCCCAAGGACTGAATGGAAGTTTAGCCTTCACACTGAAGACGATAAAGAAGCTCAGTCAAAAATACTTCTCAAAGCCCAACAGCTTGAACAGGAATTTAGCGAACACAGGCGAAAGCTGAAAGCCAAGCCGCAGCCGCTTGAGACCTCCCCAGCCATTCCAGAGCCAGCGCAAGAAGAAGCCCCAGCCCTGACCCCGTTTACGCAAATTTCAGCCCTTGAACTTGAGCGTCTTGCCCTGCTGTACCCTCACGAAGCTTTACACAAAGACGAAGCCAACCGCAGGGCACCGTTGCGCAAAGACGTTAAGGAAGCCAAGGCCGCTTGGGACGAGCAACAGGCACTCTTGGTTGAACTCAACGCAGCCAAGGGGATTATATACACGCCCAAGCCCTTTAGACGGCTCTCCGGCATCAGCGAGGAAGAGGGCAGGCAGCTTGAACGAGACGCAGAGCTTTTTGTAGCCGCTTCAGAACCCTTCATTGCTGAGGGTGACACCCACATAATTGAGTCAGTGGCAGACAGCTACCTTGCAGAGCATGGCATAGCGACCCCAGAAACCGAAGACGAACGCCTGACTTCCGAAGCCTACCGCAAATTCTGCCTTGATATGCTGCTTCAGGAAGTCACGGTTCAGAAAGCCGTCTTGCAGCGGTCAAAGGGGGCGTGGATAGAGACCCCAGAGAAGCCGAAAGCGGGCAAGATGACCAATGATATGGCCCAGGCCAAAAACGCAGCTCATTTGCCGCAAAATGCCCCAGGAGTGGGAGTAAACCCGAACTTGATTCCTTCCATCGACAACCCGCCTTTCTCTGAGGCATGGAAACGGTATCTTGAAGAGCGCAAGCCATCCCCAGGAACCCTTAGAAGCTTTGAAGCATCTGTACGCCGCTTTATTGAACTTGTGGGGGATTTGCCTATCAAGGCAATCACAAAGACACATATTCTGCAATACAAGGATGTTCTTGTAACTCTTCCTACCAACCTACCGCGCAGCATGGACAGGAAGAAGTTTCCAGAAGTATTAAAATGGGTCGATGAGCAAAGAGCAAAAGGCATAAAATTTAAAGTTCTTGCGCCTAAGACAACCAATGAAGGACGCCTTGCGGTTCTCAGCACTGTGTTTACAACCGCCATTAGAAACGGCTATATAAATTTTAACCCGGCTTCGGGGATTACAGTATATGAACAGAAGACAAAGACTAGGGTTCCAGTAAAGAATCCCTATTCCCAGCAGGATATTGAAACCATCTTCAAAAAGTCCAGCTTGTTTAGCCAATGTTCAACGCTGGGAACTTTGCCAAAAGCACAGCCAGCGACAACCCGCAGGGGCAAGAGATACCCCGCATGGATGGCCGAAGCTGTACGGACGGATTACCGTTGGCTTTTGCTCCTTGGCATGTACACAGGGGCAAGAATCGAAGAGCTTTCCCACCTTCAGCTTGGGGACGTTTTACAACGTCAGGGTATTTCCTGCTTATCTATTTATGCCAACGAAGACGGAACACGGACAATCAAGACAGCGACAGCCCAGCGCTTAATCCCCGTTCACCCCCGACTTCTTGAGCTTGGCTTTTTGTCTCACGTTCAGAAACTCAAAAGCCAACATGGGGAACAAGGACAGCTATTCCCAACATTCATCCCAAACGCGCAAAACAAAATGAGCGACAAGTTCACAGATTGGTGGAAGAAATACTCTGAGGAACTAGGCATTCGCCAAAGCATTGAAGAGGGGAGGCTTGGGGCAGCCAAGCCGAAATCATTCCACAGCTTCAGGCGTCTGTTCAAGAACATGGGCATGAACTCTGGTGTAAGCCAGGAACACTTAGACGAAATTCAGGGGCATGCAGACAACAGCGTTTCCAGTGGTTATGCCTTGGATGAAAACGGAATGAGGTTTAACCAGAGGGTGCTTTTTGAAGCCATAGGCAAAATGCAGTTTTTGAACGTGACTGCGGGGATTGAAACTTTATTTAATATTCAAAAGCAGACGGTGATGATATGA
- a CDS encoding undecaprenyl-diphosphate phosphatase, with amino-acid sequence MDNLFTALILSIVEGITEFLPVSSSGHLILVGDLLNFVGEKAATFEVVIQLGAILAVVVLYRQRFWGLLRPQPYARFAGMRGIALLALTSLPACVLGLLLHGYIKQHLFRPLTVLLALAVGALCMIWVERRKLRPICLTLDDMTPRLALGIGCFQCLALWPGFSRSAATIMGGMLLGAKRPLAAEYSFIAAVPIMVAATGYDLLKSWSLFSAADLPFFAVGMIGSFLSALVAVKAFVALMGRMTLIPFAVYRLILAPLVYYFMVY; translated from the coding sequence ATGGACAACCTGTTTACGGCGCTCATCCTGAGTATTGTGGAAGGTATTACGGAATTTTTGCCCGTATCTTCGTCCGGGCACCTGATCCTGGTGGGCGATCTGCTCAATTTTGTGGGCGAAAAGGCCGCCACCTTTGAGGTGGTTATCCAGCTGGGGGCTATCCTGGCTGTGGTGGTGCTCTACCGGCAGCGCTTCTGGGGGCTGTTGCGGCCCCAGCCTTATGCGCGCTTTGCCGGCATGCGGGGCATCGCCCTTCTGGCGCTCACTTCGCTGCCCGCCTGCGTGCTGGGCCTTTTGCTGCACGGTTACATCAAGCAACACCTTTTTCGCCCTCTTACCGTGCTGCTGGCCCTGGCTGTGGGGGCCCTGTGCATGATCTGGGTGGAGCGGCGCAAACTTCGCCCCATCTGCCTCACGCTGGACGACATGACGCCGCGTCTGGCGCTGGGCATCGGCTGCTTCCAGTGCCTGGCCCTGTGGCCGGGCTTTTCCCGTTCGGCCGCCACCATCATGGGCGGCATGCTGCTGGGGGCCAAGCGCCCGCTGGCGGCGGAGTATTCTTTCATCGCGGCCGTACCCATCATGGTGGCGGCCACGGGCTACGATCTGCTCAAGAGCTGGAGCCTGTTTTCCGCGGCGGACCTGCCTTTTTTTGCCGTGGGCATGATCGGCTCTTTTCTCTCCGCCCTGGTGGCCGTCAAGGCCTTTGTGGCCCTGATGGGGCGCATGACGCTCATCCCCTTTGCCGTGTACCGGCTGATTCTGGCGCCGCTGGTTTATTATTTCATGGTTTACTGA
- the metG gene encoding methionine--tRNA ligase → MNSYFITTPIYYVNARPHLGHAYTTVVADAMARCHKLLGEDTLFLTGTDEHGDKIVQAAEKVGKTPKEFVDDISGRFRALWPHLDIANDRFVRTTDPQHIAAVQRFLQRVYDRGDIYFGEFGGHYCYGCERFYTEKELENGLCPQHLTKPEYISEKNYFFRMSKYLPWLKQYIEDNPSFIRPERYRSEVLAMLESGALEDLCISRPKKRLTWGIELPFDKDYVCYVWFDALLNYISALGWPDGPDYPRYWPGEHLVAKDILKPHAVFWSTMLKAAGLPLYRHLNVHGYWLVRDTKMSKSLGNVVEPEAMSARFGADAFRYFLLREMHFGADASFSEEALTGRINADLANDLGNLFSRVLSMSGKYFGSVVPRPAGLTEADQAIVDLCATAMRNFAQLFCNVQFAQGLESLWELVRALNKYVDAQAPWALYKQGNMERLGTVMYVLLAAMRKTALCLWPVMPTAAARMLEQLGQHATPQTPPVPRLEDEIDTFDGLAPGTALAASSNLFPRIETKKNAAEAAPANKKGKASAPEAPKAADTKAPAAAADGETAKELIDFSQFQALDLRVGTVLQAEKHPNADRILRLEIDFGEGKPRQILSGLAAHYAPEALVGRQVCAVLNLPPRKIRGLVSQGMVLTAGDDAALALLSVDKPVPDGGHIA, encoded by the coding sequence GTGAACAGCTACTTCATTACCACGCCCATTTACTACGTTAATGCCCGGCCCCACTTGGGGCACGCCTATACCACTGTGGTGGCCGACGCCATGGCCCGCTGCCACAAGCTCCTGGGCGAGGACACGCTTTTTCTTACCGGCACGGACGAGCACGGCGATAAAATCGTGCAGGCGGCGGAAAAAGTGGGCAAAACGCCTAAGGAATTTGTAGACGACATCAGCGGCCGCTTCCGGGCCCTGTGGCCCCACCTGGACATCGCCAACGACCGCTTTGTGCGCACCACGGATCCGCAGCACATAGCGGCTGTGCAGCGTTTTTTGCAGCGCGTCTACGACCGGGGGGACATCTACTTCGGCGAGTTCGGCGGGCATTACTGCTACGGCTGCGAGCGCTTTTATACAGAAAAAGAGCTGGAAAACGGCCTCTGCCCCCAGCATCTGACCAAGCCGGAATACATCAGCGAGAAAAACTACTTTTTCCGCATGTCCAAATACCTGCCCTGGCTCAAGCAGTACATTGAGGACAACCCGTCCTTTATCCGGCCGGAGCGCTACCGCTCCGAAGTGCTGGCCATGCTGGAATCGGGCGCGCTGGAGGATCTTTGCATCTCCCGGCCCAAGAAGCGCCTGACCTGGGGCATTGAGCTGCCCTTTGACAAGGATTACGTCTGCTACGTCTGGTTCGACGCGCTGCTCAACTACATCAGCGCCCTGGGCTGGCCCGACGGGCCGGATTATCCGCGCTACTGGCCGGGCGAGCACCTGGTGGCCAAGGATATCCTCAAGCCCCACGCCGTGTTCTGGTCCACCATGCTCAAGGCTGCGGGCCTGCCCCTCTACCGCCACCTGAACGTGCACGGCTACTGGCTGGTGCGCGACACCAAGATGTCGAAATCTCTGGGCAACGTGGTGGAGCCCGAGGCCATGAGCGCGCGCTTCGGCGCGGACGCCTTCCGTTATTTTCTGCTGCGTGAAATGCACTTCGGCGCGGACGCCAGCTTCAGCGAAGAGGCGCTTACGGGCCGCATCAATGCGGACCTGGCCAACGACCTGGGCAACCTTTTCAGCCGTGTGCTTTCCATGAGCGGCAAGTACTTCGGCAGCGTGGTTCCCCGGCCTGCGGGCCTGACGGAAGCGGACCAGGCCATTGTGGACCTTTGCGCTACGGCTATGCGCAACTTTGCGCAATTGTTCTGCAACGTTCAGTTCGCGCAGGGGCTGGAATCCCTGTGGGAGCTGGTACGCGCCCTCAACAAATATGTGGATGCCCAGGCCCCCTGGGCTTTGTACAAGCAGGGCAACATGGAGCGGCTCGGCACGGTTATGTATGTGCTGTTGGCGGCCATGCGCAAGACGGCCCTCTGCCTCTGGCCGGTCATGCCCACGGCCGCGGCCCGCATGCTGGAGCAGCTGGGCCAGCATGCGACGCCCCAGACGCCCCCTGTGCCCCGGCTGGAGGATGAAATCGATACCTTTGACGGCCTTGCGCCGGGCACGGCCCTGGCCGCCAGCTCCAACCTTTTTCCGCGCATCGAGACCAAGAAAAATGCGGCGGAGGCCGCTCCGGCGAACAAAAAAGGCAAGGCCAGCGCGCCGGAAGCCCCCAAAGCCGCCGACACAAAGGCCCCGGCCGCTGCGGCGGACGGGGAAACGGCAAAGGAGCTCATTGATTTCAGTCAGTTTCAGGCCCTGGACCTGCGGGTGGGCACAGTGCTGCAGGCGGAAAAACACCCCAATGCCGACCGTATTCTGCGGCTGGAAATAGACTTCGGCGAGGGCAAACCGCGGCAGATTCTCTCCGGGCTGGCAGCGCACTATGCGCCGGAAGCGCTGGTGGGCCGTCAGGTCTGCGCCGTGCTTAACCTGCCGCCGCGCAAAATCCGTGGGCTGGTCTCCCAGGGCATGGTGCTCACGGCCGGGGACGACGCCGCGCTGGCCCTGCTCAGCGTGGACAAGCCTGTGCCCGACGGCGGGCACATTGCCTGA
- a CDS encoding PSP1 domain-containing protein: MSSPVYGVRFRPLGQTSYYKGPCDLKAGDCVLIAAEQGTALGRVVSGPLPLPEELRDQAVPQILRLADPEDIRQGEENDRLAEEAAAFCRGCIRERRMDMKLVDVEVFFDRSKLIFYFTAPARIDFRDLVKDLVREYRARIELRQIGVRHETQMVGAVGNCGMVCCCRRYLRRFAPVTIRMAKEQNLFLNPAKISGICGRLLCCLAYEQENYDNFHRHCPRLGKRYQTDKGPMKVLRANMFRNSLSVLTETGEEQELRLEEWQALSPFRPEAPQNGAPQSRQAVKPPQGDGLLVVSVTPETVDSVDQTFAPGGGPEAAAPEDRGGAAESAPEGNGPARGAAKPRRKRRRRPQHPEADQ, encoded by the coding sequence ATGTCCTCGCCCGTATATGGTGTCCGCTTCCGCCCGCTGGGGCAGACCAGCTATTATAAGGGGCCGTGCGATCTCAAGGCTGGGGACTGCGTGCTTATTGCGGCGGAGCAGGGCACGGCGCTGGGGCGCGTGGTCTCCGGCCCGCTCCCTCTGCCCGAAGAGCTGCGCGATCAGGCTGTGCCGCAGATTTTGCGGCTGGCCGATCCGGAAGACATCCGCCAGGGGGAGGAGAACGACCGCCTGGCCGAGGAGGCCGCGGCCTTTTGCCGGGGCTGCATCCGCGAACGGCGCATGGATATGAAACTTGTGGATGTGGAGGTCTTTTTTGACCGCAGCAAGCTGATTTTTTATTTTACCGCCCCGGCGCGCATTGATTTTCGCGATCTGGTCAAGGATCTGGTGCGTGAATACCGGGCCCGCATTGAGCTGCGCCAGATCGGCGTGCGCCACGAAACCCAGATGGTGGGGGCCGTGGGCAACTGCGGCATGGTCTGCTGCTGCCGGCGATACCTGCGCCGGTTCGCCCCCGTGACCATCCGTATGGCCAAGGAGCAGAATCTTTTTCTCAATCCCGCCAAAATTTCCGGCATCTGCGGCCGTCTGCTCTGCTGCCTGGCTTACGAGCAGGAAAATTACGACAACTTCCACCGCCATTGCCCCCGCCTGGGCAAACGCTATCAGACGGACAAAGGCCCCATGAAGGTGTTGCGGGCCAACATGTTCCGCAATTCCCTCTCGGTGCTGACCGAGACCGGCGAGGAGCAGGAACTCCGCCTGGAAGAATGGCAGGCTCTGTCGCCTTTTCGTCCTGAAGCGCCGCAGAACGGCGCGCCCCAAAGCCGTCAGGCTGTAAAGCCACCCCAGGGCGACGGCCTGCTGGTGGTTTCCGTTACGCCGGAAACCGTGGACAGCGTGGACCAGACTTTTGCGCCGGGCGGGGGGCCGGAGGCCGCCGCGCCTGAAGACAGGGGCGGCGCTGCCGAAAGCGCCCCCGAAGGGAATGGCCCGGCGCGCGGCGCGGCAAAACCCCGCCGTAAACGCCGCCGCAGGCCGCAACACCCCGAAGCGGACCAATGA
- a CDS encoding HD domain-containing protein, whose product MITRDAALRLLEEHRTPPALLQHALASEAILRALACHLGEDEELWGLTGLLHDLDYPATAEAPQRHGLDGAELLRESLPEPALAAIRAHNGEMNGVAPQSRFDYALRCGETVTGLISAAARMRPTGLEGMEPKSIKKKMKDKAFAASVSRENIRQCAEAGLDLDAFLALAIEAMRAIAPQLGLDKAVRA is encoded by the coding sequence ATGATCACACGAGATGCCGCCCTGCGTCTTTTAGAGGAACACCGCACCCCGCCCGCCCTGCTGCAGCACGCCCTGGCCTCAGAGGCCATCCTGCGGGCTCTGGCTTGCCATTTGGGCGAGGATGAAGAGCTGTGGGGCCTCACGGGCTTGCTCCACGACCTGGACTACCCCGCCACGGCTGAGGCCCCTCAACGCCACGGCCTGGACGGGGCCGAACTGCTGCGCGAGAGCCTGCCGGAACCCGCCTTGGCCGCCATCCGCGCCCACAACGGGGAAATGAACGGCGTCGCGCCGCAGAGCCGCTTTGACTACGCCCTGCGCTGCGGCGAAACCGTGACCGGGCTTATCAGCGCGGCGGCCCGCATGCGGCCCACAGGGCTTGAGGGCATGGAGCCCAAAAGCATCAAGAAAAAGATGAAGGACAAAGCCTTTGCCGCCAGCGTCAGCCGGGAGAATATCCGCCAGTGCGCCGAGGCCGGGCTGGATCTGGACGCATTTCTGGCCTTGGCCATAGAGGCCATGCGCGCCATAGCCCCGCAACTGGGCCTGGACAAGGCGGTGCGCGCATGA
- a CDS encoding ATP-dependent 6-phosphofructokinase, giving the protein MTPETAALQTEIRTLGPCKLDSSLPYRTWADAKTVQVFVDEELSDEAATPGSVCLEAAGPRKKLYFDSTRAKCAIVTCGGLCPGINDVIRAIVMEAFHAYRVPAVLGIPYGLEGFIPKYGHTPLELTPAAVADIHRFGGTMLGSSRGPQAPDEIVDTLERSNVNALFVIGGDGTMKAAQAISEEVQARNLKIAVIGIPKTIDNDINFIPQSFGFETAAFKATEAIECAHTEACGVPNGIGLVKLMGRESGFIAARAALALKEVNFVLIPEAPFVLEGEGGLLPALEERLRQRGHAVIVAAEGAGQHLLDQHRNTDASGNPVLGDVAALLRNAFAAYLDARGLEHSIKYIDPSYIIRSVPANANDKVYCGFLGQYAVHAAMAGRTDMVVGKIQDRYVHLPLELVTRRRRKLNIYSDLWRAVLESTGQGMLAGMLPPL; this is encoded by the coding sequence ATGACCCCCGAAACCGCCGCCCTGCAAACGGAAATCCGCACCTTAGGCCCGTGCAAGCTCGATTCCTCCCTGCCCTACCGTACCTGGGCCGACGCGAAGACCGTGCAGGTGTTTGTGGACGAGGAGCTTTCCGACGAGGCCGCCACGCCGGGCAGCGTCTGCCTGGAGGCCGCCGGCCCGCGCAAAAAGCTCTACTTTGATTCCACCAGGGCCAAGTGCGCCATTGTCACCTGCGGCGGCCTGTGCCCAGGCATCAACGACGTCATCCGGGCCATCGTCATGGAGGCCTTCCACGCCTACCGCGTGCCCGCCGTGCTGGGCATCCCCTATGGGCTTGAGGGCTTCATCCCCAAATACGGGCATACCCCCCTGGAGCTGACGCCCGCCGCCGTGGCGGACATCCACCGTTTCGGCGGCACCATGCTGGGATCCTCGCGCGGGCCGCAGGCCCCCGATGAGATTGTGGACACGCTGGAGCGCAGCAACGTCAACGCGCTGTTCGTCATTGGCGGCGACGGCACCATGAAGGCCGCCCAGGCCATCAGCGAAGAAGTGCAGGCCAGAAACCTCAAAATCGCGGTCATCGGCATCCCCAAGACCATTGACAACGACATCAACTTCATTCCCCAGTCCTTCGGATTCGAGACCGCCGCCTTCAAGGCCACGGAAGCCATTGAATGCGCCCACACCGAAGCCTGCGGCGTGCCCAACGGCATCGGCCTGGTCAAACTTATGGGGCGGGAATCCGGCTTTATCGCCGCGCGCGCGGCCCTGGCCCTCAAGGAAGTGAACTTTGTGCTCATCCCTGAGGCGCCTTTTGTTCTGGAAGGGGAAGGCGGCCTGTTGCCCGCCCTGGAAGAACGCCTGCGCCAGCGCGGCCATGCCGTCATTGTGGCCGCCGAAGGGGCCGGGCAGCATCTGCTGGATCAGCACAGGAATACGGACGCCTCCGGCAACCCCGTGCTGGGCGACGTGGCAGCCCTCTTGCGCAACGCCTTTGCGGCCTACCTGGACGCCCGCGGCCTGGAGCATTCCATCAAGTACATTGACCCCAGCTACATCATCCGTTCCGTGCCGGCCAACGCCAACGACAAAGTCTATTGCGGCTTTCTTGGCCAGTACGCCGTACACGCGGCCATGGCCGGACGCACGGACATGGTGGTGGGCAAAATTCAGGACCGCTATGTGCACCTGCCGCTGGAGCTGGTTACGCGCAGGCGGCGCAAACTCAACATCTATTCCGACCTCTGGCGGGCCGTGCTGGAATCTACCGGGCAGGGCATGCTGGCGGGCATGCTGCCGCCCCTTTGA